From a single Anomaloglossus baeobatrachus isolate aAnoBae1 chromosome 4, aAnoBae1.hap1, whole genome shotgun sequence genomic region:
- the SPMIP1 gene encoding protein SPMIP1, with translation MARELNLTTQKQEFIKESNLKEIHTRMNWWRQYRQGVQAGQHDRSKIKVKVNDHLKLPSITHPNLEAKIENKKEDLEPSNSGSDQMESSTIDSQMKPVSAEARSLLYHGTSKEGKGRYRYLKLRNSLGPEEKYYYPLATSWVYGWHVGNLVDNCPQFRRCRIVSDTFYRKNGIPTEPTYTDMAL, from the exons ATGGCTCGGGAATTAAATTTAACCACTCAGAAACAAGAATTCATAAAGGAGTCTAACCTGAAAGAGATCCATACCCGCATGAACTGGTGGCGGCAATATAGACAGGGCGTGCAGGCTGGGCAACATGACAGATCAAAGATTAAAGTCAAAGTGAACGATCATTTGAAGCTGCCATCTATTACTCATCCAAATCTTGAGGcaaagatagaaaacaaaaaagAAGACCTGGAGCCATCAAACAGTGGCAGTGATCAGATGGAAAGCAGCACAATAGATTCCCAGATGAAGCCCGTCAGTGCTGAAGCTCGAAGTCTGCTCTACCATGGCACATCCAAGGAGGGTAAAGGAAGATACCGCTACTTAAAATTAAGGAACAGCCTTGGACCCGAGGAGAAATACTACTACCCTTTAGCAACAAGTTGGGTCTATGGGTGGCATGTAG GTAACCTTGTAGACAACTGTCCCCAATTTCGACGATGCCGCATTGTGAGTGACACCTTCTACAGGAAGAATGGAATACCCACTGAGCCGACATATACAGACATGGCCTTGTAG